One stretch of Nicotiana tabacum cultivar K326 chromosome 18, ASM71507v2, whole genome shotgun sequence DNA includes these proteins:
- the LOC142172763 gene encoding protein NLP6-like, producing MSPDVSRYSANDYPQHGLASAAGFGNYLAVPVFEPLNNQCIGVLEIIGDKGSFSQDLVQMVYEMLNKVDLRSSNMYGHPDEKDFKGLARAPKEIEEQLSFICRTHQLPLAQTWLPILDGSSIKRFMTTKEQFCICTSAGYEFRAACDMFHLGKSQGVVSKAFLTRSSCFCSDITQLSMTEYPLAHVAHRVGLHSSFAICLQSSYTGDYVYLL from the exons ATGAGTCCAGATGTTTCTCGTTATTCTGCCAATGATTATCCTCAGCATGGCTTGGCTTCAGCTGCTGGTTTTGGGAACTATTTGGCTGTACCGGTTTTTGAGCCTCTTAATAATCAGTGCATTGGAGTACTTGAGATCATAGGAGATAAGGGAAGCTTCTCTCAAGACCTTGTTCAAATGGTCTATGAGATGCTCAAT AAGGTGGACTTGAGATCATCAAACATGTATGGCCACCCCGACGAGAAG GATTTTAAAGGCCTAGCACGTGCCCCGAAAGAAATTGAGGAGCAGTTAAGTTTTATATGCAGAACACATCAATTACCTCTAGCTCAGACATGGCTACCTATCCTTGACGGAAGCAGCATAAAAAGATTCATGACTACAAAGGAGCAGTTCTGCATATGCACATCAGCAGGCTACGAGTTCAGAGCTGCTTGTGATATGTTTCACTTAGGGAAGAGTCAGGGtgttgttagtaaggcctttttAACCCGTAGTTCATGCTTCTGCAGTGACATCACACAGTTAAGCATGACTGAGTACCCCTTGGCACATGTGGCACACAGAGTTGGATTACATAGCTCGTTTGCTATATGTTTGCAGAGTTCCTACACAGGGGACTATGTATACCTATTGTAG
- the LOC107812967 gene encoding LOB domain-containing protein 4-like, giving the protein MKESGRKQSAASPCAACKLLRRRCAQDCVFSPYFPADEPQKFASVHKVFGASNVNKMLQELPEHQRGDAVSSMVYEANARVRDPVYGCVGAISSLQQQIDHLQTQLAIAQAEVVHMRMRQFSSMSSGGGTAENSPENVSPSSRHTQTQPTMSLFTMDMVVDHANMGESLWSC; this is encoded by the exons atgaagGAGAGTGGTAGAAAACAAAGTGCAGCTTCTCCTTGTGCAGCTTGTAAATTGCTAAGGAGAAGATGTGCACAAGATTGTGTATTTTCTCCTTATTTTCCAGCTGATGAGCCACAGAAATTTGCTAGTGTGCATAAAGTCTTTGGTGCTAGCAATGTTAACAAGATGCTTCAG gAGTTACCGGAGCATCAACGGGGCGATGCCGTGAGTTCAATGGTGTATGAGGCAAATGCTAGAGTTAGAGATCCAGTTTATGGTTGTGTTGGAGCTATATCAtctttgcaacaacaaattgacCATCTCCAAACACAATTGGCAATTGCACAAGCTGAGGTTGTACACATGAGGATGCGACAATTTTCGTCCATGTCTAGCGGCGGCGGCACGGCCGAAAACTCGCCGGAAAACGTGTCGCCATCGTCCCGACACACTCAAACTCAACCAACCATGTCCCTTTTTACCATGGACATGGTGGTTGATCACGCTAATATGGGGGAGTCCTTATGGTCATGCTAG